One genomic region from Bactrocera tryoni isolate S06 chromosome 3, CSIRO_BtryS06_freeze2, whole genome shotgun sequence encodes:
- the LOC120771094 gene encoding solute carrier organic anion transporter family member 4A1-like, protein MVELEKDAQDNGGDTYRENDVATRLLDNGNVKAIENKNGVQSKEKQDPDTDPTMSEEINKLLRDMPLTDDLTCGFWIFKGRFFQRFANQTAYVLLYGIVGCVFSMTYAYFNGTITTIEKRFKIPSKNTGIISVGNDISQMMVSAVLSYYAGKGHRPRWIGFGLLTIVVFCLMTALPHLLYGPGDDALALTAEFGAHPAENATLEAIEKQGRKTLCRLNGGGAECEIGEGNLAPQLVLFVAQFISGIGGSLYYTLGVSYMDDNTKKSRTPVLLSLSYFLRMLGPAFGYALASFCLRLYIAPNLRPVINNKDPRWLGAWWLGWLVIGGMIFVSGIFLTMFPKQLPRAMARRMVEEERRKRNALKENEENGIKEQTENHKLTAEMEEKPSEDVKASFWDMLTTFKRLLKNKTLMCNNFSSVFYLFGYTPYWIFTPKYIEIQYRQSAATSSLVTGTVALAFSAAGILLSGFVISHYKPRARYMAAWNVIVGFLTVAGILAYAFIGCPGNEQSVIVNIHDSALNSTPTCNSECHCDYVRYSPVCGENNMTYISPCHAGCKKQYKTASGRKIYHDCSCIPNDSRNKTSKPLFQRLTVMDLKSEELVDDENLTTTIMPEEWPTTTEASTLAPTLSTTYPDVQLGGQAITGACPVNCFAQFVTFLSVMCCLKFVGATGRASNFLVSVRCVSEKDKTAAMGFGMMMMSMLAFIPSPIFFGWVLDRLCLVWGKTCTNKGNCWLYDPESLRYTLNITASVFVAIGALFDWGVWYYVKDLKIFDEEVKDFEMTVVQHEEEVNSIKDLEA, encoded by the exons ATGGTTGAGCTCGAGAAGGATGCACAGGACAACGGTGGTGATACTTATCGTGAAAATGATGTTGCTACGCGTTTACTCGATAATGGCAACGTCAAagcaattgaaaacaaaaatggtGTACAAAGTAAAGAAAAACAGGATCCGGATACGGATCCAACAATGagcgaagaaattaataaattattaagagATATGCCGTTAACGGATGATCTGACCTGCGGTTTTTGGATATTTAAGGGACGCTTCTTTCAAAG ATTTGCGAATCAAACCGCCTATGTGTTACTCTATGGCATTGTGGGTTGTGTTTTCTCAATGACATATGCATACTTCAATGGCACGATCACAACTATTGAGAAACGCTTTAAAATACCATCTAAAAATACCGGCATCATATCGGTGGGAAATGATATTAGTCAAATGATGGTCTCAGCGGTGCTCAGTTATTATGCGGGTAAAGGACATCGACCGCGTTGGATAGGATTTG GTCTCTTAACAATTGTGGTCTTCTGTTTAATGACTGCCTTGCCGCATCTACTTTATGGACCTGGTGATGATGCGCTGGCGTTAACTGCAGAGTTCGGGGCACATCCCGCTGAGAATGCCACACTGGAAGCGATTGAAAAACAAGGCCGAAAGACATTATGTCGCCTAAATGGCGGTGGTGCCGAATGTGAGATAGGTGAAGGTAATTTAGCGCCACAACTGGTGCTATTCGTTGCACAATTCATCTCAGGCATTGGTGGTTCTCTATACTATACCTTGGGTGTTTCATATATGGACGATAATACGAAGAAGTCGCGTACACCAGTTTTGCTCA GCTTATCCTACTTTCTACGCATGTTAGGACCGGCATTCGGTTATGCGCTCGCGTCTTTCTGCCTGCGTCTCTATATCGCGCCAAATTTGCGTCCGGTCATTAATAACAAAGATCCACGCTGGCTGGGCGCTTGGTGGTTGGGTTGGCTGGTGATTGGTGGCATGATATTTGTTTCGGGCATCTTTCTCACAATGTTTCCGAAACAACTGCCACGCGCTATGGCAAGACGTATGGTCGAAGAGGAGCGTCGTAAACGTAATGCATTGAAGGAAAATGAAGAGAACGGCATCAAAGAACAAACGGAGAATCATAAATTGACCGCAGAAATGGAGGAGAAACCGAGTGAGGATGTCAAAGCTTCATTTTGGGATATGTTGACAACTTTCAAAcgacttttaaaaaataaaaccttGATGTGTAATAATTTCTCATCGGTTTTCTACCTTTTCGGTTATACACCGTATTGGATATTCACAccgaaatatattgaaatacaaTATCGGCAATCGGCAGCGACTTCAAG TTTGGTGACTGGTACAGTTGCGCTCGCTTTCTCCGCCGCAGGTATTTTACTATCGGGCTTTGTGATATCGCACTATAAGCCCCGAGCACGCTATATGGCCGCCTGGAATGTGATTGTCGGTTTCTTGACAGTAGCAGGTATCCTGGCATATGCATTTATCGGTTGCCCTGGTAATGAACAATCGGTTATTGTTAATATACATGACAG cgCTCTGAATAGCACACCCACCTGCAATTCGGAATGTCATTGTGATTATGTGCGCTACTCACCAGTATGTGGAGAGAACAATATGACTTATATCTCACCATGCCATGCGGGTTGTAAGAAACAATACAAAACTGCCAGTGGAAGGAAG ATTTACCATGACTGCTCTTGCATACCTAATGACAGCCGCAATAAGACATCGAAGCCTCTATTTCAACGTCTCACCGTTATGGATTTAAAATCAGAGGAATTAGTAGATGATGAGAATTTAACTACAACGATAATGCCAGAAGAGTGGCCCACCACAACAGAAGCGTCAACTCTAGCCCCAACGTTGAGCACGACATATCCTGAT GTTCAACTCGGCGGTCAAGCAATAACCGGCGCCTGTCCGGTAAACTGTTTCGCTCAATTCGTCACCTTCCTATCGGTGATGTGTTGTCTGAAGTTTGTCGGCGCTACGGGGCGCGCTTCGAACTTCTTGGTGTCAGTACGCTGTGTATCTGAAAAGGATAAAACGGCTGCCATGGGTTTCGGCATGATGATGATGTCGATGTTGGCGTTTATACCCAGCCCAATCTTCTTCGGTTGGGTGCTCGATCGTCTTTGTTTGGTGTGGGGTAAAACGTGTACGAACAAAGGCAATTGCTGGCTTTATGATCCTGAATCGCTAAG ATACACGCTCAATATAACCGCTTCGGTATTTGTTGCTATTGGCGCCCTGTTCGATTGGGGTGTTTGGTATTATGTAAAAGATCTAAAAATCTTCGACGAAGAGGTGAAAGATTTCGAAATGACTGTTGTGCAGCATGAGGAGGAGGTGAATTCAATAAAGGATTTGgaagcataa